The following proteins are co-located in the Mus pahari chromosome 14, PAHARI_EIJ_v1.1, whole genome shotgun sequence genome:
- the Fam183a gene encoding protein FAM183A translates to MAMAGRVGQMKNQDEVHQNQILRELFLKELRAQKLYTQYHVNPLRKVHTITRKPMSWHDNLEEPEDAKFLNLIHHAAQGPKKKYSETQTEAQEIGWDPNPLINPDRQDHRLNHFRVYHDITLYKAKLWSLGEDDHRK, encoded by the exons ATGGCCATGGCAGGACGTGTGGGGCAGATGAAGAATCAGGATGAAGTTCACCAGAATCAGATCTTGCGGGAACTATTTCTCAAAGAGCTACGGGCTCAGAAGCTGTACACGCAGTATCACGTGAATCCCCTGCGCAAGG ttcacaCAATTACCAGGAAGCCCATGTCTTGGCATGATAACttggaggagccagaagatg CCAAGTTCCTGAACCTCATTCACCATGCTGCACAGGGtccaaaaaagaaatattcagagACACAGACCGAAGCCCAAGAAATTGGATGGGACCCAAATCCCTTG ATCAACCCAGACCGTCAGGACCATAGGCTGAACCACTTCAGAGTCTACCACGACATCACTCTGTACAAGGCTAAACTGTGGAGCTTGGGGGAAGACGATCACCGGAAGTGA